Within the Miscanthus floridulus cultivar M001 chromosome 17, ASM1932011v1, whole genome shotgun sequence genome, the region tgaagacccgaggtcctggcggctcaggagaaggactgcggtcctctccactgtcgtagcgaccgcctcggtgtgggtggtagcctcgggcggctccgtcgtcgtggcgccgtcgcctgccaactacttcgtggttgccctgtgcctcgcgttggtgtccaggtcggtcgcgcaccgagggggccctgttgaccgtcggcgcgcgagcgggttcgggacggaccgaggcatcctggccttggtgaggtcgtgccgtgggttgctccgaagtgcctccgcgccggcgggaggcggaactttcggcctgctgtactgctgcggtctcgaggaggtcgcggagctctccgcggacccgtcgcccttcggtggtggagggctcgggcatcgctcggaccatcatcgcagcagctgcgacattctggctagcgcggttaaagattgggggtggctctccgccctcgtcgtcgttgatgcggtgatggacgtcgcgggcccgccctcgggctcctccgccctcaccgcgccctcgctgctcctgctcgagagtgtctcggagctgttgcagaaggagtcggtcctgttcgaccttggcctgaagctcgcggagctgctccaggtctgggcgacgatgccccccgcgaacaggattctcgttccgtgctgccggggctacgaggcgcggaggtgtggcatcaccCGCCCCCGCCCGGGGTggtgaatggttgcctgtcctttcTTCCTGTTCGCCCGccgttggcatcccgagcccgacgtggaagcactcacgggatggatcgtaagttccttcgtcgtcggagtcggagtagccgaggcagtagtcgcttgcggccaagaattggcgcaaagccccagggttgtggagttcggagaaatccaccccgggccacgcctcgccctcgtccgaggggtcggagtgggtgctcaggtcgagagcgaagcgctggcggcgttccgaggggtgctcgtgagcggcagcgtaagcgtaggcgtaagaggtggcggcattcctcaacccaaaggggtatgggaacggggccgtctccagattctgccccgccggagTCGGCTCTTCAGAgagtggcggagcggggttagatgactgggcatcgccgtaaACTCCCGGCGATTtccctttgtccaggctcaggtcagacaggtccccagccagggaccccgtaccaacagctggtcgtagggtatcggcggggagtggcgtgccgccccgggctcgcgtagcgtcggggtggccttgctcgcgccgtgcctggcgagcgtggcgagagcggccgcccgggcgccgcctgcgcctgggctgccggggcgcgacttcgtcgtcggacggtggggttcgaggagtgaggagcaccatgtcgtactcatgccccagagatatgaactctaggctcccgaaccaaactatggtgccgagacgcaacggtcgtatgtggtctgccatccggaacttgctaggatgacgaagctgacacgcagagagcccctacctggcgcgccaactgtcggtgttttggaaccgggggtccctcaaccaacgagtgaatttgtgctgcgtgtccctaatcccggatggtgatgcaaagagacacaaggtttatactggttcgggcaatcgaggccctacgtccagtctgagagatcgatcttgtattccttgcacctgagtgctcgtagtaggggttacaagctaggtgagagagggggctagccccaggtctcggcgagggtggtgctggCTGTTTGagacgttgttctcaagcagcgtagaggtgtccagttctatcggtgtgttcgtccttCTCCCTCCCAGAAATGGCCCtgactacctccttttatagttacaaggagcAAGCCAGAGGTACATGAGAAGACTACTATTTGCTAACGTGTTCTGCTCCCCGGAGCAGCGTGGCggcgtgggagttcccgtcggtgtctagtcggtatggcctCCGGGCTGGCGACCTGCTGCGCTCCTGtacatttgttgacttggtggAGTGCCGAGGCCTGGGGTCTCCTGTGGTCGGTTGTgccgaggccgagacccgctTGTGTCGAGGCCGAGACCCGTCGTGCCGAGGCCTTTGTAGACGGTAATGCGGGGTCTTGGCGGCCATCGTTGTAGTCAGcgcggaacgtgcgtctacaggatatggtACCCTGTATTGCCAGCAGGGGGTGGTAAAAAggtgatttgaccgttgtcccgtcgctcctgtcgcggtgcgctgtggcttacgtagtgggcgCGGTTGGACGCATTGATTGGATGTGACAGCTTGCCAGAGCGgcttttgaggcggaggcgacgaggttgcgggacgagcccagcctcggacgaggcggagcgtgGCCAGCTCGCCTGAGGCCCTATCGgtagtctcgggcgaggcggaactcggtcagtttgctggtcccgaggtcacaggaacccagttCTGATTTCCCATGTtgtgttcgtccttggtgcaggagtttaggcagcacagtagccggtaacctcTGCACAGTCCCAtcgtggatggcagggcgctGACGTGCTGGTCTGTTACGTTGCCGTACTGtgccgtcgtggggctccagtatggcttgatgcagggcatgggaggcgacgtgctggtcaccgtgtaatgacgtcgtaggggtcagcggctctgcagatgccgaggccgagccatcgtggggggctcggtggtcatgaaCCCTCAgactgccgagcccgtgaagcaaactgtcgaggccttggggggagttattagccctgggtactgattccgaggccacagtagtccagacgtggctccccatacCGCGTTGTcctcggtgtaggagttggcagcatagtgaggcatgggcgtcaacccatgtgcacggtggttagcacagtggcgggtaacccctgcccagtcctgcctcacgtcccatcggccattctgctgtactgtgtcgGGCAcgcggctgttgtcaggggcagcagttggctgagttgatgcgacacgacgttttgccagaggaacgggagaaggaagaggtagcggagtgctgccgagcccgccatgcgcgagacggagggtcggtggcacGGCCGAGGccgtggtgagggggcctcgggcgaatcggagaatcggccgaggctcgcggtgatgagcctcgggcgaatcggagaatcggccgaggccagcagcgttttggctggtttcgatctttacgaagtctaagcaatcgttttttggatcttgcttagggtaccccttctcacggtatccgacaaatTGGATGCGCTCGCTAAGAGGGAAAATCACCTCGGCTGTCCACATAGAGGAATTTGTGTCCCTTTGGATACGAAGGGCGTACACCTGTAGCAGGGCGTTCAGGACTCCATCACCTAGCAATGGACCCAGGATGGGACTTACTCCACCCGCTCAGCTTACAGAATTCAATTCAAAGGCTCGCTCATCCTGTTTCGTACTGAACTCATTTGGAAAGCACAAGTGGAGAACAAATGCAATATCTTCGCCTAGATTTTGGTGCAAGATAAAATTCTTACGACGCATAACCTACAAAAGAGAGGATGGCCACACCAAGAACCGGCCTCCACCTATGTCTATGTTGCCCTTTTGTTAATGTGGTTTGGGATCAAATCCTCTCTTGGAAAAACTTCACTCATCTGCAACAACAGCCCCAGACAGACCCAATCCATATCAGAGCATGGTGGGAAGAGGCGGTAAGGAAAGTGCCAAAATCTGAACGTAGACGACTAAACGGGATAGTAATCTACACCTTTTGAAATAtttggaaagagagaaatagaAGAATTTTCAACAACGAGATAGAAACGGTGCCACAAGTAGCCACAAGGATAAAGAAAGACATAGAGCAAAGGAAGAGAGCACTCGCTTATGTTTAGTTGCTGTTTCCCCTCGGGGTGTGTGTTTCCCTCTTATCCCTACTTCGGGGGAGGGGGGCGCTTTAAACCCTCATCTGGAATGTCTTTGCTTGTATATAAACTCTCTTTTtctatcttaattgaaaggcagagcccCTACCATTGCGTTAAAAAAAATTATTCGTTGCCTGGCACAGAAAGGGCTCCGGTGCTCCACTAGCTTGTCACGATCCAAATGACAAGTGGGGCTAACCTAGCCATGAGATTCAGAAAGTGATAGCATGATCCTTACGACTATTATGTGAATAAATTTGGATTACTTCAAAATTTCACACTCGTATGGCAAACTATATGCAAAGCTGCAATCATGTTATTTCATAATGTGATGAACCTTAGTTTGGTTCATCAGTGGGGTAAGCACCACCAGGAGGATGACTGGACGGCGTCGGCTGCTTATACTGGGAGGAGACTTGGATTGGGTGATGAACTGGGGAATGGGGCTAGATTGATTTCTTCTTGCTTCCCATTGACAGATGCTtgaaatacaacaacaacaacaaagcctttaagtcccaaacaagttggggtaggctagagttgaaactcatcagaagcaatcaaggttcaggcacatgaatagctgtcttccaagcactcctatctaaggctaagtctttgggtatattccatcctttcaagtctccttttattgcctctacccaagtcaacttcggtcttcctctgcctctcttcacgttactatcctgacttaggattccgctacgcactggtgcatctggaggtctccgttgcacatgtccaaaccatctcaaccggtgttggacaagcttttcttcaattggcgctacccctaatctctcacgtatatcatcgttccgaactcgatcccttcttgtatgaccgcaaatccaacgcaacatacgcatttccgcgacacttagctgttgaacatgtcgtcttttcgtaggccaacattctgcaccatacaacatagcaggtctaatcgccgtcctataaaacttgccttttagcttctatggtacccttttgtcacataggacaccagacgcttgccgccacttcatccaccctgctttgattctatggctaacatcttcatcaatatccccgtccctctgtagcattgatcctaaatatcgaaaggtatccttcctaggcactacttgaccttccaaactaacatcttcctcctcccgagtagtagtgccgaagtcacatctcatatactcaattttagttctactgagtctaaaacctttggactccaaagtctcccgccataactccagtttctggttcactcctgtccggctttcatcaactagtactacatcatccgcgaaaatcatacaccaagggatgtccccttgtatgtcccttgtgacctcatccatcactaaagcaaacaaataagggctcaaagctgacccttgatgtagtcctatcctaatcgggaagtcatccgtgtctccatcacttgttcgaactctagtcacaacattgttatacatgtccttaatgagcccgacgtacttcgttgggactttatgtttgtccaaagcccaccacataacattccttggtattttatcataagccttctccaagtcaataaaaaccatgtgtagatccttcttcttctccctatatcgctccataacttgtcttagtaagaaaatggcttccatggttgaccttccgggcatgaaaccaaattggttcatagagacccgcgttattgctctcaagcgatgctcgataactctctcccatagcttcatagtatggctcatcaacttaattccccggtaattcgtacaactttgaatatcccctttattcttgtagatcggtaccaatatacttctcctccactcatcaggcatcttgttcgatcgaaaaatatggttgaacagcttggttagccatactatagctatgtccccgaggcatctccacacctcgattgggataccatccggtcctatcgccttacctcctttcattcttttcaacgcctctctgacctcagattcttggattctccgcacaaagcgcctattggtgtcatcaaaagagtcatccaactgaaaggttgtgtccatattctcactatTGAACAATTTgttaaaatactcttgccatcgatgtcggatctcatcctccttcaccaagagatgctccctttcatccttaatgcacttaacttggttgaagtcccgtgtctttctctcacgaaccctagccatcctataaatgtccttctctccttccttcgtactcaaatgttggtaaagatcctcgtacgctctaccctttgccacacttacagcttgctttgcagtcttctttgccaccttgtacttctctatgttgtccacactcctgtcatggtacaagcgtctatagcattctttcttctccttaatagccctttggacttcctcgttccaccaccaagtatctttagcctcgcgtccccttcctttggttactccacacacctctgaggctaccttccgaatgttggttgccatcttgtcccacatgttgtttatgtcgtcttcttccttccaagagccctctttgataaccctttccctaaatacctctgatgtctcccctttcagtttccaccactttgttctttcaatcttagcttgtttatccctacgggcacgcacctgaaaacgaaaatctgccaccaaaagcttatgttgagaaacaacacactctcctggtatcaccttacaatccaagcatgctcgtttgtcctttcttcttgcaaggacaaagtcaatctggctacagtgttgtccgctactgaaggtcactagatgagattctctctttctaaagaaagtgttggctatcatcaggtcaaaagctaccgcgaagtctagaacttcctccccctcctgattcctactaccatacccaaaacctccatgaactgcctcgaaacctgcgcttgtagtacctacatgcccattaagatctcctcctataaaaagcttctcactactaggtatagctctaaccaggccatctaagtcttcccagaactgtctcttagcactctcatcgaggcctacttggggggcatacgcactaattacgttcaagaccatatcaccaacgacaagcttgactaagataatcctatctccttgccttctcactcccaccacaccattcttgaggctcttatcaatcaaaactcctactccatttctattcgcgactgtccctgtgtaccaaagcttgaaacctgtattgtccacctccttcgccttctgacccttccatttagtctcttgaacgcataatatatttacacgcctcctagtcgcggtatcaactaactctcttaacttacctgtaagtgaccctacattccaactacctaaacggatcctagttggttcgactagcttccttacccttcgcacccgtcgactcagatgcaaagacccttgctcatttttcactacacccgggcgccgatgtagcgcgccactaaggaagcgacgacccgatctttggtcacttgacaccatgcccagatcacgacacggcgcgtcacgggggtgacgacccggcccttgcccatttaacaccatacccaggttccgatatggcgcgtcgctaagagggttacgccccaacgattttctttcgggtttcatctccattaaagtggctaagtttttacattggctcgccacgcctaacacaaccctcctcctttaccagggcttgggacctgctatgctgagaCACCgtaggcgccccaccataggcggagttgatAGATGCTTGAAATATAAAACTTAAATGATAAGTTCAGTAACAATAACAGAAATACACACATAATTATATTTGTTGATACCTGGCCTATCTGTTCCATATAAAGTGGATGCTCTGAAACAGAAAGTTTCATAGGATCACTGATATTATCAATGATGTCAAACAGAGAAGCAACCTTTTGTAATTTCACAAGCCTGTAACTTGCTTTTTCAATATCAGAAGGAAGTGGATGAAGAGGAGTCTCAGTACATTAATGTATCTTCTCAGTGCTGCTTGATAATTGTAACGAGAAATcaaaatatagaaataaacaGTACTTAAGAAACAAGTTATGCACATATAAAGTTCTTTTGAGAATTTGCCAGAGATTCTAAATGAAGTAATTCCTACATCCACTAATCTGCATTGGCACACACTATGCCCAGGTTAGGAATTTAGGATCTGCCACTCAAAATCCATTGAGTTTTCCATTTTTATCTCATGCTGAACTACaaaaaaaaacatatttcaatTTTTGAACCACATGTATATATGATAACTGATAAAACAATTCCTGATGCACCCATATCATGTCTGAGAAAGAGCGGAACATTAAAAGGAACAGCAGTGAGACCCATAGGAACAATAGCGAATTCTTcttttttttgaggaaaacaATAGCGAATTTTGGTTCACATCTATTCATTACAATCTTAATATCTAAAGAACTAATTCATTCTATGACTCAAAAAGCTTTTGATTTGGAGCCAAATATGTTTGTAGCCCTCATGCTTTCAGAAATGCTAATTGTTGCCGGTCTTCAGAAGTGGTAGTCTCTTGATAGTCTTTAGACGCAGCAGTTTCAGAATCACCATGGCGAGCATCAAATCCCTGCAGACCATCAGATGGCACGTATCCAGGTTTCTGTCTATAAAAGCCATTGTTATTTTGGATATATGGCATACCAAAACTTCCCTGGTGATGTGGTAACTGAGATTCATGTGACTGCGCTTGAGGACCACGTCCACCATATCCCAGTTGCCCTTGGGTTGATCCATAACCACTTGAGCTCCAGCGGGTGTCATATGAGGGTTGGCTTGAAGCCACATATGCAGGTTGTGCTACTCGATTTCCAAATCCAGCCTGTTCTTGTTGGAGCTCAAAGCGATATCCTGACTGAGGCAATTGGGCACCATACCCAACTTGTGGTGGATGGTTGCTAAATTTTGGTTCTCTCTGGGGAGAACCAAACTGACCATGCTGATTTCCTATGTTGCTATATCCTGGTTCACCCTGAGAAGCACCAAACTGTGGCCGGGGTGTCTGAGATGAACCAGCTACAGCCTGTACAGGCTGAGGTGCACCATATCCAGGCTGCACTTGAGGAGCACCAAAACCTGAATTCCATGAACGAGATGAGCCAAACTCAGGCTGCTGATTTGGAGTGTTACTAAGTGTTGACTGTTGTGGCTGAGAGTAAACAAATTCAGGTTCCACTGCTGGAGCAGAGCTAAAGCCAGGTTGTTTTACTTGACCAGCACCAACTGCATTGCGAGAGTGATACGCAGTCCTCAACTGATACTCTGTCCTAGGCTGAGTTGTTGGCATAGGTTTTTCTTCAAAAGCTTTCTCAATTTCTTCCTGTCGACCAGCTTTCTTGAAAAAATTAACAACAGACTCACGGAACTCTGGAGGAGGCACAATACTACCTCTTACCATGTCCATCACTAGGCCCCTTGCTTGATCCAAGTCCCCTTCTTTGCATGAGGCTTTGACAAGGATTTCAAAAGTGGTCATGtttggtttgatctccttgtcaGGCATCCTCCCGTACACCTTCAAGGCATCATCAATCCGGCCAGCTTCTGTAAGCCCTTCAAACATGCGGTTGAAGAAACCGATATTGAACTTTGGCCCATGCTGCTTCCCATCTGCCATTTTGTAGAAATATTTCATTGTATCTTCCACACGGCCTTCCTTGAAGCATGAGTCAACAAGGTAAGTGTAGGTGTACACATCTGGAAGGACtgacttcttctccatctcctcaaAGAGCTTTTCTGCCTCAGCTAGCATGCCATTCTCACAGAGTTTGCCAATGATGTTGTTGAAGCAGCCGACGTCCATTTGGACATTCTTCCTGGGCTGGCGGTGGAAGACCTCAATCGCGTCCTGGAACTTGCCCTCCCTGAAGCACTGGTTAACCATGACATTGTAGGACTCGGCGTTGATGCCGATGAAGCTTGGCGGGGTGTGGTTGTCGATCATGGTCTCCCATAGGTCGTTGGCCTCCTTGTGTTTGCCGTGCTTGAAGAGTGTCTCAAGCAGGACGTTGCAGGTGGCCGGCGTCATCTTGAAGCCCCGATCAAGAAGGGACTGGTAGTTGTCCATGGCCTCCTTGTCCTTGCCCTGCCTCCAGTAGCCCTCCATGAAGGTGGTGTGGACAACACCGTCGTAGACAAGGCACCTCTCTGCGAGCTCGTTAAAGAGCTCGAAGGCCCTGCCCCAGTCGTCGAGGTCGATGTAGCCAGAGATGAGGTTGTTGTAGACGAGGGAGTCGGCGCCAGCGCCGCGGTCGAGCATCTCGCGGAGGAGGTCGAGGGCGTCACGGATGCGGCCAGCAGCGACGAGACCCTTGGTGAGGTGGCGGAAGGTGACGGCAGAGGGGGAGAAGGGCGCAGACGCGAGCATGTCGTGGTAGACCTGCACCGCGGTGTCGACGCGGTCGGCCTCGCAGTGTGCGAGGATGAGAGTGTTGTAGGAGACGATGTTGGGGACGATGTTGGAGCGGCGGAAGAAGAAATCAAAGagggcgacggcgtcatcgtggCGGGCGGCGCGGACCATGGCCGCGGCCACGGCGTTGCAGGTGAAGACGGTGGGCCGGACGCGCGAGgagacggcggcgcgggcggcgaCTGAGGCGCCGTCTAGATCACCCGAGCGGATGAGGGACTGGACGCGGTTGTGGAGGCTGAGGCGCGGGCCGGTGAGCGCGGAGGTGGTGTCTGGGAGGCGGGGCGCGTTGGGGTCCCGCGGAGGAGGCGGGCCGCGGCGGAGGGTGTTCATTGGAGGCTCGATGCGGAGGCGGCGcttgcggcggcggcgctcggcgGCGGCCTCCTCGGCGGACGAGAAGGCCAAGTGGCGGCGCCCCATGGGGGTGAGGAGCCCCGcaagcagtggcggatgcacgatgcgggataaggggctaaaacaatggagacgTTGATTTACACGAAGATTTAATAGTGAAATCAAGCTTTTACTACAgtaattaggcttgaaatcaagaaattagggggctGAGGCCCCAGccccctgtggatccgccgctgccCGCAAGGGTGGGTGGTAGTGAGGAGCAGATGGCGGGGGCGGGCGAGGGGTGGAGGTGGGCGAGGCGGCGGAGGAGCAGGACACGACGGTAGAGCGCCATCTCCCCTTTGGAGGAAGGGAACGAGCGTTGCGCTGCCTTGgtcggcgccggcggcggaggaaggaaggaaggaagaggAGGCGGAGTGATCTGCTTCTGCCCGCCTGCGTGGGAGTGCCCTGCGGCTGCAAAACCCTCGCTGCCTAATGTGGGTGGGGCCACCGTTCGATCGTGTGTGCCGGCAGATCTGGACCGTCCAGAGCGGCTTCTTCGGTTCTTCCTTGGGTTCCTTCCCTTCTTCCTTCCCCTGTTCACTCCTTAACCACCTGACGGGGACCGCCTCTGCTCGCAACGCTTTTCCTCCCTCCTCCGCGACCGCGAGCGGCCCTCCGGCGAGACGCGTATCTCGTGGCCGCCAGCGCTTTGAGGCAGGGCAAGCTGGTCGGGGTTCGAGAGCTCCTCCCTCACCTGCCGTCCTCGTCCACATGCCGCTGGAGAAATGCCCGCAGTCCCCAGGTAGGAGGTCCCTCGCGGCCCGTGCGAGCTCGAGCGAGGGTTCCTCTGGTGACTGAATTCCTAACCGATCTGTTTCTTTCGGCCGTGGTTATGTGGTTCATGGCATGTTACAGAGTATAGAATCTGCATGTTCAACTCCCATCATACATGGTGGACTTCAGAATTTTAGTTACATAATTCGCGAGATTTGATCGGGTTTTCGAGCGTCGCAAAGCATGTGATGGCCAC harbors:
- the LOC136519118 gene encoding pentatricopeptide repeat-containing protein At1g10270-like: MALYRRVLLLRRLAHLHPSPAPAICSSLPPPLLAGLLTPMGRRHLAFSSAEEAAAERRRRKRRLRIEPPMNTLRRGPPPPRDPNAPRLPDTTSALTGPRLSLHNRVQSLIRSGDLDGASVAARAAVSSRVRPTVFTCNAVAAAMVRAARHDDAVALFDFFFRRSNIVPNIVSYNTLILAHCEADRVDTAVQVYHDMLASAPFSPSAVTFRHLTKGLVAAGRIRDALDLLREMLDRGAGADSLVYNNLISGYIDLDDWGRAFELFNELAERCLVYDGVVHTTFMEGYWRQGKDKEAMDNYQSLLDRGFKMTPATCNVLLETLFKHGKHKEANDLWETMIDNHTPPSFIGINAESYNVMVNQCFREGKFQDAIEVFHRQPRKNVQMDVGCFNNIIGKLCENGMLAEAEKLFEEMEKKSVLPDVYTYTYLVDSCFKEGRVEDTMKYFYKMADGKQHGPKFNIGFFNRMFEGLTEAGRIDDALKVYGRMPDKEIKPNMTTFEILVKASCKEGDLDQARGLVMDMVRGSIVPPPEFRESVVNFFKKAGRQEEIEKAFEEKPMPTTQPRTEYQLRTAYHSRNAVGAGQVKQPGFSSAPAVEPEFVYSQPQQSTLSNTPNQQPEFGSSRSWNSGFGAPQVQPGYGAPQPVQAVAGSSQTPRPQFGASQGEPGYSNIGNQHGQFGSPQREPKFSNHPPQVGYGAQLPQSGYRFELQQEQAGFGNRVAQPAYVASSQPSYDTRWSSSGYGSTQGQLGYGGRGPQAQSHESQLPHHQGSFGMPYIQNNNGFYRQKPGYVPSDGLQGFDARHGDSETAASKDYQETTTSEDRQQLAFLKA